The following are encoded together in the uncultured Sphaerochaeta sp. genome:
- a CDS encoding solute carrier family 23 protein: MANQPSNAMKYGPADKPPMGQWIPLSVQHVFAMFGATILVPILTGLSPSTALFTAGTGTLIYILITGAKVPAFLGSSFAFIPALVAISSAYGVPYAMGGAVVSGLFYMLVAYIIKKSGHNWLNKALPPVVIGSVIVVIGLNLAPTAMGMAMYDGSGEYSLYFLLIATVTLSLTIIANIFGKGFFSIIPILIGLFGGYFFALAIGMIFPQYALIDFAAVKEAAWFGLPTFTLPKFNIVAAITFIMVSLATICEHLGDTLTISKVVGKDFYKDPGLHRTIAGDGIATLWASLWGGPPNTTYGENIGVLALTRVYSVYVTGGAAVVAIFLSFFPKFGALIQTIPNPVLGGISMLLFGTIASSGLRTLVDAGVNYEDKRNLTISSVILVIGIGGGMLSFAMGENLEFTLAGVALATLIGILLNIFLPKEIA, translated from the coding sequence ATGGCAAATCAACCATCCAACGCCATGAAGTATGGTCCGGCCGACAAGCCACCGATGGGACAATGGATTCCCCTGAGTGTCCAGCATGTCTTCGCAATGTTCGGTGCGACCATTCTCGTCCCGATCCTTACCGGTCTTAGTCCGAGTACTGCCCTCTTTACCGCAGGTACCGGTACGCTTATCTACATCCTGATCACCGGAGCAAAGGTCCCCGCGTTCCTTGGTTCCTCGTTTGCATTCATCCCAGCCCTGGTTGCAATCAGCAGTGCCTATGGGGTTCCGTATGCAATGGGTGGTGCAGTGGTCTCCGGCCTATTTTATATGCTGGTGGCTTACATCATCAAGAAAAGTGGACACAACTGGCTGAACAAGGCCCTTCCTCCAGTTGTCATCGGATCAGTCATCGTGGTTATTGGTTTGAACTTGGCACCTACTGCCATGGGTATGGCAATGTATGACGGAAGTGGTGAATACAGTCTCTATTTCTTATTGATCGCTACCGTTACCCTCTCCTTGACCATTATTGCAAATATATTTGGCAAGGGGTTCTTCAGTATCATTCCTATTCTGATCGGGTTGTTTGGTGGTTACTTCTTTGCCCTGGCCATTGGCATGATTTTCCCCCAGTATGCCTTGATCGATTTTGCAGCAGTCAAGGAAGCTGCTTGGTTTGGTCTTCCCACCTTCACCTTGCCAAAGTTCAATATTGTTGCAGCCATCACCTTTATCATGGTCTCCCTCGCAACCATCTGTGAACATCTTGGTGATACACTTACCATCAGCAAGGTGGTAGGAAAGGATTTCTACAAGGATCCAGGTTTGCACAGGACCATTGCCGGTGACGGTATAGCAACCCTTTGGGCATCCTTGTGGGGTGGTCCGCCCAACACAACCTATGGTGAGAACATCGGAGTACTCGCACTCACTCGTGTGTATAGCGTGTATGTAACCGGTGGTGCAGCTGTTGTGGCAATTTTCCTTTCGTTCTTTCCGAAGTTTGGTGCCTTGATCCAGACGATCCCCAACCCAGTACTTGGTGGTATCTCCATGTTGCTCTTCGGTACCATTGCTTCCAGTGGTCTACGTACCTTGGTTGATGCCGGGGTAAACTATGAAGACAAGCGCAATCTGACGATCAGTAGTGTGATACTGGTCATTGGAATCGGTGGCGGTATGCTTTCCTTTGCCATGGGAGAAAACCTGGAGTTCACCCTGGCCGGAGTTGCACTGGCCACCCTCATCGGTATCCTGCTCAACATCTTCCTTCCAAAGGAAATTGCGTAA
- a CDS encoding iron-containing alcohol dehydrogenase: MSVMSFSIPRTIYYGEGSLDKLAQLQGKKAAIVTGGSSMKRFGFLDQAEALLKKAGIDSILIDGVEPNPSVETVQKGAKAMLDFSPDWIVAIGGGSALDAAKVMWCFYEHPELAFEDIIQPGSMPSLRNKAKFIAIPSTSGTASEITAFSVITDTKKHIKYPIVAADMVPDIAILDPSLPMTMPKHITANTGMDVMCHAAEAVVSTAATAFTDPYAIQAIKMVLEHLPVAYHEPKNLEAREAMHEASALAGMAFTNASLGLVHSMAHKIGGEFGVTHGLANAILLPYVIAYNKKFTDKYAYAEKILGVADLAQAIKEMNQKMDIPSCFKDCTEVDFNEEKFKEALQRMSENAFEDPCTLTNPGTPTAADVQMLYEAAYYGTEVK; encoded by the coding sequence ATGAGCGTTATGAGTTTTTCCATTCCCAGAACAATCTATTACGGAGAAGGTTCTCTTGATAAACTTGCCCAGCTTCAGGGAAAGAAAGCAGCAATCGTGACAGGCGGCAGTTCAATGAAGCGTTTCGGCTTCCTGGATCAGGCAGAAGCCCTCCTGAAAAAAGCTGGCATCGATTCCATCCTGATCGACGGTGTTGAACCCAATCCATCTGTAGAAACCGTACAAAAAGGTGCCAAGGCAATGCTTGACTTCTCTCCTGATTGGATCGTTGCAATCGGAGGCGGCTCAGCGCTTGATGCAGCAAAGGTCATGTGGTGCTTCTATGAACACCCAGAGCTTGCTTTTGAGGATATTATCCAGCCGGGAAGTATGCCCTCCCTCCGCAACAAGGCGAAATTCATTGCCATCCCTTCAACCAGTGGAACAGCAAGTGAGATCACTGCTTTCTCGGTTATCACCGATACAAAGAAACACATCAAGTATCCCATCGTTGCTGCTGACATGGTCCCAGATATTGCCATCCTCGACCCATCACTGCCTATGACAATGCCGAAGCACATCACAGCCAATACCGGTATGGATGTCATGTGCCATGCAGCAGAGGCTGTAGTCTCTACCGCAGCGACTGCATTTACCGATCCTTATGCCATTCAGGCTATCAAGATGGTCCTTGAACATCTTCCTGTTGCCTACCACGAACCAAAGAACCTTGAAGCCAGAGAGGCAATGCACGAAGCATCAGCCTTGGCAGGCATGGCCTTCACCAATGCATCCCTTGGCTTGGTTCACTCTATGGCCCACAAGATTGGTGGGGAGTTTGGGGTAACCCACGGATTGGCAAACGCCATTCTCCTGCCCTACGTAATTGCCTACAACAAGAAGTTCACCGATAAGTACGCATATGCAGAGAAAATTCTCGGCGTTGCCGATCTTGCACAGGCCATCAAGGAAATGAACCAGAAGATGGATATCCCTTCCTGCTTCAAGGATTGCACTGAGGTTGATTTCAACGAGGAGAAGTTCAAGGAAGCCTTGCAGAGAATGAGCGAAAATGCGTTTGAAGACCCCTGCACATTGACCAACCCTGGTACTCCTACTGCCGCTGATGTACAGATGCTGTATGAAGCTGCCTACTATGGAACAGAAGTGAAATAA
- a CDS encoding 3'-5' exonuclease — MLNYTIVDSDSALAGLRTSWRERGIVSVAMDFEGEFNLHIYGEHLCLIQLFDGNSYYLVDPFTLSKESLQEFLEDTSIEKVMFDCASDSALVRKQYGIIMEGVYDIRVLAMALGYMGNLSGLVDRYLPEIPKQPMSNKKKNQMTNWLKRPLRPEQIQYALSDVEHLFALKDLLITAVAEKGLQTKVAEQMQMVGKSKGPDKPGWTKFSSWKYLSKDEKVFLKHFFLARDGLARKYNVPAVRILEKPLLLQMAKNVPASDIDFHIYCGKCVPRKLNELVDTLKKAKQEALIELGRA, encoded by the coding sequence ATGCTTAATTATACCATCGTTGATTCTGATTCTGCCTTAGCGGGGCTACGTACCTCTTGGAGAGAACGTGGCATTGTATCGGTTGCCATGGATTTTGAAGGGGAGTTCAACCTACATATCTATGGAGAGCATCTTTGTCTTATCCAGCTTTTTGATGGAAATTCATATTATTTGGTAGATCCCTTTACTCTCTCCAAGGAATCCTTGCAGGAGTTTTTAGAAGATACCTCAATTGAGAAAGTGATGTTCGACTGTGCCAGTGATTCCGCTCTGGTAAGAAAGCAGTATGGAATTATCATGGAAGGTGTGTATGACATCAGGGTTCTTGCCATGGCCCTTGGATATATGGGAAATCTCAGTGGTCTGGTAGATCGCTATCTTCCTGAAATTCCTAAGCAGCCGATGTCAAACAAGAAAAAGAACCAGATGACCAACTGGCTTAAGCGTCCCCTGAGACCTGAACAAATCCAATATGCATTAAGTGATGTGGAACACTTATTCGCGTTGAAAGATCTGTTGATTACGGCAGTAGCTGAGAAGGGGCTGCAGACAAAGGTGGCTGAGCAAATGCAGATGGTGGGTAAGAGCAAAGGTCCTGATAAACCAGGCTGGACCAAGTTCTCTTCCTGGAAGTACCTGTCAAAAGATGAGAAGGTTTTCCTTAAGCACTTCTTCCTCGCTCGCGATGGTCTGGCTAGAAAATATAATGTCCCGGCAGTGAGAATTCTGGAGAAACCTCTGTTGCTCCAAATGGCAAAGAATGTACCAGCCTCTGACATCGACTTTCATATCTACTGTGGGAAGTGTGTACCCAGAAAGCTCAATGAGTTGGTGGATACACTGAAGAAAGCTAAACAGGAAGCGCTTATTGAACTTGGCCGAGCCTAA
- a CDS encoding ketopantoate reductase family protein, with product MKNVAILGCGAVGALYGLRLHDLLREEHVCFLVDEARKDRYSQEGIFLNDRRAPFRYCTPDEAHVADLVILATKNHHLEEAISMLKPVVGPDTAIISLLNGIESERELSKAFGKEKVLYSFAVGLNSTHVGNHITYTKEGRIVFGEKSNEKTERVNKISALFDRSGVSYVVPENIERELWNKFMLNTVYNTISGLLSATYGDLDQEPVWDLAQKVCKEVQAVAKAENILLPDSLIEENHRIVTSLGFTGKTSMCQDMEAGRKTENQWFSGTVIKLGKVHGIPTPTCEVLSALVEARENISLRLGQVQ from the coding sequence ATGAAAAATGTTGCAATCCTTGGTTGTGGGGCAGTTGGAGCCCTCTATGGTTTACGATTACATGATCTACTAAGAGAGGAACATGTCTGTTTCCTCGTTGATGAGGCCCGAAAAGATCGATATTCACAGGAAGGCATATTCCTCAATGACCGGAGAGCTCCCTTTCGGTACTGCACCCCGGATGAAGCTCACGTGGCTGACCTCGTAATCCTTGCCACCAAGAACCATCACCTAGAAGAAGCTATTTCCATGCTGAAGCCTGTTGTTGGCCCAGACACGGCCATCATCTCCCTGCTCAATGGGATTGAAAGCGAACGAGAACTCTCAAAGGCTTTTGGAAAAGAGAAAGTACTCTATAGCTTTGCTGTAGGACTGAATTCCACACATGTTGGTAATCATATCACCTATACCAAGGAAGGCAGGATTGTCTTCGGCGAGAAGAGCAATGAAAAAACAGAACGGGTAAATAAGATCTCAGCCCTGTTTGACCGTTCAGGTGTTTCCTATGTAGTTCCAGAGAACATTGAGCGTGAGCTCTGGAACAAGTTCATGCTCAACACAGTGTACAACACGATAAGCGGGTTGCTCTCTGCAACCTACGGTGACCTAGACCAAGAACCCGTTTGGGACCTTGCTCAGAAGGTATGCAAAGAAGTGCAGGCAGTTGCCAAGGCTGAAAATATTCTACTTCCTGATTCTCTTATCGAAGAGAACCACCGCATCGTAACCTCACTTGGATTTACAGGTAAAACCTCCATGTGCCAAGACATGGAGGCTGGAAGAAAAACAGAAAACCAGTGGTTCAGTGGAACAGTGATCAAGCTGGGAAAGGTCCATGGAATCCCTACCCCTACCTGTGAAGTTCTCTCAGCCTTGGTTGAGGCACGAGAGAATATCAGCCTTAGGCTCGGCCAAGTTCAATAA
- a CDS encoding M20/M25/M40 family metallo-hydrolase yields the protein MQILIDIFSKLVSFDSVSYEEDQIALFLETALLQAGLHTEYDEGENLYGFLPGKGKTILLNAHMDTVDLARGAKVVEDGENLRSDGTTALGADDKAAIAAILVALDTIKQQQIAHPNIVVLFTRSEEQGLVGAQSIDVRKLAAVSHGYTFDASGPVGGAISAAPSQDKIEAVFHGKGAHAGFKPETGISAIQMASQAVSSMNLLRIDEETTANVGSFIAPGAKNIVCDKATLVFEARSLNPNKLVTQSRSMIDAMESAAKNHGGSVDITHEHQYEAYHHREDATVLRHFTDACGRLGMSVRLAPTLGGSDANVLNKLGIETLVCTSGYEEPHTKSEYIPIKELENLFSLVLELITL from the coding sequence ATGCAAATCCTTATTGACATCTTTTCAAAACTGGTCTCTTTCGACTCGGTCTCCTATGAGGAAGACCAGATAGCACTCTTCTTGGAAACAGCACTGCTACAGGCAGGCCTCCACACCGAATACGATGAGGGGGAGAATTTGTATGGCTTCCTTCCAGGGAAGGGAAAGACTATCTTACTCAATGCCCATATGGATACTGTCGATCTAGCCCGTGGAGCAAAGGTTGTCGAAGATGGGGAAAATCTCAGGAGTGACGGGACTACCGCTCTTGGCGCTGATGACAAGGCAGCTATCGCGGCCATCCTGGTCGCTCTCGATACCATAAAACAGCAACAGATTGCTCATCCAAATATCGTGGTACTCTTCACCAGAAGTGAAGAACAAGGATTGGTCGGAGCACAGAGTATTGATGTACGTAAGCTCGCTGCCGTATCCCATGGATACACGTTTGATGCCTCGGGCCCCGTGGGAGGAGCGATCAGTGCTGCCCCATCGCAGGATAAAATCGAAGCAGTATTCCATGGCAAAGGAGCTCATGCCGGATTCAAACCAGAGACTGGTATCAGTGCCATCCAGATGGCAAGCCAAGCTGTCAGCTCAATGAACTTGCTTCGCATCGATGAAGAGACCACCGCAAATGTGGGGTCATTCATTGCTCCAGGAGCCAAGAACATTGTATGTGACAAGGCAACCCTGGTCTTTGAGGCAAGAAGCCTTAATCCAAACAAACTGGTGACACAATCAAGGAGCATGATCGATGCAATGGAAAGTGCGGCCAAGAATCATGGCGGAAGCGTCGATATTACCCATGAACATCAGTATGAGGCATACCACCATAGGGAAGATGCAACAGTACTGAGGCACTTCACGGATGCGTGTGGGAGGCTGGGAATGTCTGTGCGGCTTGCCCCTACGCTCGGGGGAAGTGATGCCAATGTCTTGAACAAGCTGGGTATCGAGACCCTTGTCTGCACCTCCGGGTATGAAGAACCTCATACAAAGAGTGAATATATTCCTATAAAAGAACTGGAGAACCTGTTCTCCTTGGTATTGGAGTTAATTACCTTATGA
- a CDS encoding aldo/keto reductase — protein MYTANETRYDSMRYRYAGKSGLRLPELSLGLWHNFGSEADGGVCRSILTTAFDNGITHFDLANNYGPPAGSAEERFGSILKHDLAPYRDELIISSKAGYYMWPGPYGEWGSRKYLISSCDQSLRRMGLEYVDIFYHHRPDPNTPLEETMGALSHLVHQGKVLYVGISNYRAEEAVKAIKLLKEMGTPCVLNQVRYSMLDRWVEDNGLLDAMGNRAGAICFSPLAQGLLTSRYLDGNVPEGSRASENRFLKAESITKERVAMLGELNEVAKRRGQSLSELAISWLLKDEKVTSVLIGASSKAQLLENLRALGKTSTFSSEELSELDAVLQRWE, from the coding sequence ATGTATACAGCTAATGAAACTAGATATGATTCCATGCGGTATCGGTATGCAGGTAAGAGTGGACTCCGCCTTCCTGAGCTCTCCCTCGGTCTATGGCACAACTTTGGCTCAGAGGCTGATGGCGGAGTATGTAGGAGTATTCTTACTACTGCATTTGACAATGGTATTACCCATTTTGATTTGGCAAACAACTACGGCCCTCCCGCTGGCAGCGCAGAAGAGCGGTTTGGCTCCATTCTGAAACACGATCTTGCACCTTACCGGGATGAGCTGATCATTTCCAGCAAGGCTGGCTACTATATGTGGCCAGGGCCATATGGTGAGTGGGGTAGCCGCAAGTACCTGATCAGTAGTTGTGACCAGTCCCTGAGGCGAATGGGGCTTGAATACGTGGACATCTTCTACCACCACCGCCCTGATCCCAATACACCCCTCGAGGAGACCATGGGGGCTCTATCTCACTTGGTTCATCAGGGAAAAGTCCTGTATGTGGGAATCAGCAACTACCGAGCAGAAGAAGCAGTGAAGGCTATCAAGCTGTTGAAGGAGATGGGTACTCCCTGTGTATTGAACCAGGTACGGTACTCGATGCTGGACCGCTGGGTGGAAGATAATGGTTTGCTGGATGCCATGGGTAACCGGGCAGGAGCCATCTGCTTCTCTCCTCTTGCCCAAGGTTTGCTTACTTCCCGCTATCTTGATGGAAACGTTCCAGAAGGCTCACGGGCAAGTGAAAACCGCTTCCTGAAAGCTGAATCCATTACCAAGGAACGTGTAGCGATGCTTGGAGAGCTCAATGAGGTAGCCAAGCGTCGTGGGCAAAGCCTCTCTGAGCTGGCTATCAGTTGGCTGCTCAAGGATGAGAAGGTAACCAGTGTACTCATTGGTGCCAGCAGCAAGGCGCAGTTGCTTGAGAATCTGAGGGCATTGGGCAAGACATCTACATTCTCCTCAGAAGAGCTTTCTGAGTTGGATGCAGTTTTGCAACGATGGGAGTAG
- a CDS encoding DUF1801 domain-containing protein, protein MYVQEIDIYIAEVEKDKRIPLDQIRALVHEVVPEVVESIKWRMPTFSLPEGGDIIHMAAFKKHIGLYPLPEAIDEFQEALAPYHTSKGAIQFPFGSALPLDVIEKIIRFRIASLLERKK, encoded by the coding sequence ATGTATGTACAGGAAATAGATATCTATATTGCAGAGGTTGAGAAAGATAAGAGAATACCCTTGGACCAGATACGTGCTCTGGTCCATGAGGTAGTTCCTGAGGTTGTGGAATCCATCAAGTGGAGGATGCCTACCTTCAGCTTGCCTGAGGGTGGGGATATCATCCATATGGCAGCTTTCAAGAAGCATATTGGTCTTTACCCGCTTCCTGAAGCTATCGATGAATTCCAGGAAGCATTGGCTCCCTATCATACAAGCAAAGGAGCTATACAGTTCCCCTTTGGTTCTGCATTGCCCCTTGATGTGATCGAGAAAATCATTCGTTTTAGAATAGCTTCCCTATTGGAAAGAAAGAAATAG
- a CDS encoding MerR family transcriptional regulator, translating to MKYTIKEMAELSGVSERTLRYWEEYGLLTPGRYPQNGYRAYGKQELLIIQQILFYRELEFSLEVIKSLLDDPDFKAESALEKQRELLLEKRNKLNQLIRTITYTIQESKGESTMSDKEHFEGFKKQIIAENESQYGEEIRQKYGEETVEKANAQMMGMSEKTYERFTKLGELVLEKLQGAAKDGDPTSPLAREVASLHAQWLRFTWTHYSAEAHRGVVQMYVDDERFGAYYQGNAKFLKDAVNYFLDEE from the coding sequence ATGAAGTATACGATTAAAGAAATGGCAGAGTTAAGTGGAGTAAGTGAACGTACCCTCCGTTACTGGGAGGAGTATGGCCTCCTCACACCCGGCAGGTACCCTCAGAATGGATACAGGGCCTACGGTAAACAGGAATTGCTTATAATACAGCAAATCCTTTTTTATCGAGAGCTGGAATTTTCTCTGGAAGTCATCAAATCATTACTGGATGACCCTGATTTTAAAGCCGAGAGCGCCTTGGAAAAACAGAGAGAACTGCTCCTAGAAAAGCGTAACAAACTCAATCAGCTCATAAGGACCATCACGTATACCATCCAAGAAAGCAAAGGAGAGAGTACCATGAGTGACAAAGAGCACTTTGAAGGTTTTAAGAAGCAGATAATCGCTGAGAATGAGTCACAATATGGCGAAGAAATTCGCCAAAAGTACGGAGAGGAAACCGTAGAGAAGGCAAATGCACAGATGATGGGAATGTCCGAGAAAACCTATGAAAGATTTACCAAATTAGGAGAACTTGTACTTGAGAAACTTCAGGGAGCAGCCAAAGACGGAGACCCTACCAGCCCTCTCGCCAGGGAAGTGGCATCCCTCCATGCACAGTGGCTCCGATTCACGTGGACCCACTACTCAGCGGAAGCTCATCGGGGTGTGGTGCAGATGTACGTCGATGATGAGCGGTTTGGGGCCTATTACCAGGGCAACGCCAAATTTCTCAAGGATGCTGTGAATTATTTCCTGGACGAAGAATAA
- a CDS encoding GGDEF domain-containing protein: protein MNHSFFVRTDTKKVVQETYWSKPISLAMPFKTTLGSLFKQDDEDRFNIIFSNALDHETEVFCAHIPIIEEQEQLCFFIVSAKKFVYVLALDYLANLPSSIQEAHNQVIFAMIKQFSILHGEQLMHASEEVYNHFEEIQKLNNDLVNTQRQLQRANRKLEQLNLELNNRLVKDALTGLVSRYQYHSEMQTVIQENPQAQGLFVFIDIDDFKQVNDNYGHAIGDQYLVGFSARLASLSCTGVSIAMRIAGDEFGLYLHGMEAADEAFIVHFYENFRSQVTKSPIHTDAGDLPICCSLGMAIYNKDTTNLFELIEYADWAMYQAKRSGKNAYCVFDKITYEAEKNED, encoded by the coding sequence ATGAACCACTCATTCTTCGTCCGCACTGATACAAAAAAAGTAGTGCAAGAGACCTACTGGTCGAAACCCATATCATTGGCTATGCCCTTCAAGACCACCTTGGGGTCTCTCTTCAAACAAGATGATGAAGACCGCTTCAATATAATCTTCTCCAACGCATTAGACCATGAGACTGAAGTTTTTTGTGCCCATATACCTATTATCGAGGAACAAGAGCAACTCTGTTTCTTCATTGTCAGTGCAAAGAAATTCGTGTATGTATTGGCATTGGATTATCTTGCTAATCTTCCTTCCTCAATCCAGGAAGCACACAACCAGGTCATCTTTGCCATGATCAAGCAATTTTCTATTCTGCATGGCGAACAACTGATGCACGCCTCGGAAGAAGTGTACAACCACTTTGAAGAGATCCAAAAACTCAACAATGATTTGGTCAATACACAACGCCAGTTGCAACGGGCAAACCGAAAATTGGAACAGCTGAACCTGGAGCTGAATAACCGCCTTGTCAAGGATGCATTGACAGGCTTGGTAAGTCGCTATCAGTACCACTCCGAGATGCAAACGGTCATACAAGAGAATCCCCAGGCTCAAGGGCTCTTTGTCTTCATCGATATCGATGACTTCAAACAAGTCAATGACAACTATGGACATGCCATAGGAGACCAGTACCTGGTTGGATTCTCAGCTCGTCTTGCCAGCCTCTCCTGTACAGGAGTCTCCATCGCCATGCGCATTGCAGGCGATGAGTTTGGACTCTACCTCCATGGAATGGAAGCAGCTGATGAAGCGTTCATAGTACACTTCTATGAGAACTTTAGGTCACAGGTAACCAAATCGCCTATTCATACCGATGCAGGGGACCTTCCTATCTGCTGTAGCCTTGGTATGGCTATCTATAACAAGGACACTACCAATTTGTTTGAGCTCATAGAATATGCCGACTGGGCAATGTACCAGGCAAAACGCTCAGGGAAGAATGCCTATTGCGTGTTTGACAAAATAACCTATGAAGCAGAAAAAAACGAAGATTGA
- a CDS encoding cobalamin-dependent protein (Presence of a B(12) (cobalamin)-binding domain implies dependence on cobalamin itself, in one of its several forms, or in some unusual lineages, dependence on a cobalamin-like analog.): MSLLLPDIDPRRISLAQKIFDQQFEQDPRLEQEMDDRRKRLMFQDILYNFDFLSTAVQIGDEKLFTNYAVWLYELLCNLMKDIDRDRIMNQMVNHYEILKTFSDKLFEEETMIASAKTILDAAIDATEQAMDNYRVSEAFLEGQNLPIRRAYLNALLRSETQKAIQIIEDARKGGLSLEEIYEDVIRLSMQEVGELWYQNKITVDKEHYATSTTQMILARFYPYIFNQDPVDKKILTCCIGSELHEMGGRMVADLFEYHGWESVYLGAAVPIPSLVSAVAEHQPDLVALSVTMPQHLQTCYLAVKTLKEKYPSLLVAVGGRAFKTSGGIYKTWPIDVYTELATELVLWADKVDAKS, translated from the coding sequence ATGAGTTTATTACTACCGGACATCGATCCAAGACGTATCAGTCTCGCGCAGAAGATCTTCGATCAACAGTTCGAGCAAGATCCCAGACTTGAGCAGGAAATGGATGACCGTCGGAAACGTCTCATGTTCCAAGACATACTGTACAACTTCGACTTCCTTTCAACTGCAGTACAAATCGGAGATGAGAAACTCTTCACGAACTATGCAGTCTGGCTCTATGAGTTGCTCTGCAACCTGATGAAAGATATTGACCGTGATCGCATCATGAACCAGATGGTGAACCACTATGAAATCCTGAAGACCTTCAGTGACAAGCTCTTTGAAGAAGAGACAATGATTGCTTCAGCAAAAACCATCCTTGATGCTGCTATTGATGCAACTGAACAGGCAATGGATAACTACCGGGTATCTGAAGCCTTTCTCGAAGGTCAAAATCTTCCCATTCGACGAGCATATCTTAACGCCCTTCTCAGGAGTGAAACCCAGAAGGCAATCCAAATCATTGAAGATGCAAGAAAAGGCGGATTAAGTCTGGAAGAAATCTATGAAGATGTTATTCGTCTCAGCATGCAGGAAGTCGGGGAACTCTGGTACCAGAACAAGATAACTGTGGATAAGGAACATTACGCTACCTCCACCACACAGATGATTCTCGCCCGCTTCTATCCATATATTTTCAACCAGGATCCAGTAGACAAGAAAATACTTACCTGTTGCATAGGCAGTGAGCTTCATGAGATGGGAGGACGGATGGTAGCCGACCTTTTTGAATATCATGGATGGGAAAGCGTCTACCTTGGGGCAGCAGTCCCAATTCCTTCGTTAGTAAGCGCAGTGGCCGAGCATCAACCCGATCTTGTCGCACTCTCGGTCACCATGCCCCAACACCTCCAAACCTGTTATCTAGCGGTAAAAACATTGAAAGAGAAATACCCTTCCCTGCTCGTTGCAGTTGGAGGGAGAGCATTCAAAACGAGTGGAGGCATCTATAAAACATGGCCCATCGATGTATATACAGAACTAGCAACAGAGTTGGTCCTTTGGGCTGATAAGGTGGATGCCAAATCATGA
- a CDS encoding FadR/GntR family transcriptional regulator — MDISNISLTRTNLSSQVADHLEEYILSSPKSKVSEKLPSEMKLAKQYNVSRPVIREAMKLLQERGLISLKNGSGAYITRPETDTVMNAINRIMQVDHIKSEDLTQVREILELSSADLAVQKITDENLQKMDEILSKFEDKTLPLKERVKLDEQFHLTIAQAGGNELLCMFIGVLTSLLRDYMGKGILVEGGIEDAISRHREIYQAFCNRDRQAVHRAMADHLKVSSLNVQFFDKKGTTAKTK, encoded by the coding sequence ATGGATATTTCGAACATTTCGCTTACTCGGACAAATTTAAGTTCGCAGGTTGCTGACCATCTGGAAGAATACATACTCTCCTCCCCCAAAAGCAAGGTCTCCGAGAAACTCCCTTCAGAGATGAAACTTGCAAAACAATATAATGTAAGCCGCCCAGTAATTAGGGAAGCTATGAAACTATTGCAGGAGAGAGGTCTTATCTCATTGAAGAATGGTAGTGGTGCATATATCACTCGTCCTGAAACAGATACGGTGATGAATGCCATCAACCGTATCATGCAGGTAGACCATATCAAATCTGAGGATTTGACTCAGGTACGGGAGATTCTGGAGCTCTCCTCAGCCGATCTTGCAGTACAGAAGATCACAGATGAAAATCTCCAGAAGATGGATGAAATCCTTTCCAAATTTGAGGATAAAACGCTCCCATTGAAGGAACGTGTCAAGCTGGATGAGCAGTTTCACTTGACCATTGCACAGGCTGGCGGCAATGAGTTGCTATGTATGTTTATCGGCGTTCTGACATCCCTCCTCCGCGATTACATGGGAAAAGGAATCCTTGTAGAAGGCGGAATTGAAGATGCTATCTCCCGTCACCGGGAAATCTACCAAGCATTCTGCAACAGAGACAGACAAGCTGTGCATCGTGCTATGGCTGACCACCTCAAGGTATCCAGCCTTAATGTACAGTTCTTTGACAAGAAAGGTACAACTGCTAAAACGAAGTAA